A single genomic interval of Phocoena sinus isolate mPhoSin1 chromosome 15, mPhoSin1.pri, whole genome shotgun sequence harbors:
- the TMEM204 gene encoding transmembrane protein 204 — MTVQKVVATAVLVALVSLILNNAAAFTPNWVYQTLEDGRRRSVGLWRSCWLDRARGGPSPGARPGQADARDCEALGWGSEAAGFQESRGTVKLQFDMMRACNLVATAALAAGQLTFVLGLTGLPLMSPDSQCWEEAMAAAFQLASFVLVIGLVTFYRIGPYTNLSWSCYLNIGACLLATLAAAMLIWNVLHRREDCMAPRVIVISRSLTARFRRGLDNDYVESPC; from the exons ATGACTGTCCAGAAAGTGGTGGCCACGGCCGTGCTGGTGGCCCTCGTCTCTCTCATTCTCAACAACGCGGCGGCCTTCACCCCCAACTGGGTGTACCAGACGCTGGAGGACGGGCGCAGGCGGAGCGTGGGGCTGTGGCGGTCCTGCTGGCTGGACAGGGCCAGGGGAGGGCCAAGCCCGGGGGCCAGGCCCGGGCAGGCGGACGCGCGGGACTgcgaggccctgggctggggctctGAGGCGGCGGGCTTCCAGGAGTCGCGAGGCACCGTCAAAC TGCAGTTCGACATGATGCGAGCCTGCAACCTGGTGGCCACGGCGGCACTTGCCGCAGGCCAGCTCACCTTCGTCTTGGGGCTGACGGGCCTGCCCCTGATGTCACCCGATTCCCAGTGCTGGGAGGAGGCCATGGCCGCTGCGTTCCAGCTGGCAA GTTTTGTTCTGGTCATCGGGCTGGTGACGTTCTACAGAATCGGCCCGTACACCAACCTGTCCTGGTCTTGCTACCTGAACATCGGGGCCTGCCTGCTGGCCACCCTGGCTGCGGCCATGCTCATCTGGAACGTCCTGCACAGGAGGGAGGACTGCATGGCCCCCCGCGTCATCGTCATCAGCCGCTCCCTGACCGCACGCTTCCGCCGCGGGCTGGACAACGACTACGTGGAGTCCCCGTGCTGA